One segment of Pandoraea pnomenusa DNA contains the following:
- a CDS encoding DMT family transporter, protein MSANHNAALTALAAAALFGATTPLAKMLVGSFSPFMVAGLFYLGSGIGLAIGILLRRLSRTSDKQKHESRIESAEIPWLLGAIVAGGVAGPALLMLGLSTTPAATSSLLLNLEGVLTAVIAWIVFRENVDLQIFLGMVAIVLGGVALSWQPGTAGVSSGALLIIGACLAWAIDNNLTRRVSTNDAMVIACIKGLVAGSVNLCIALLLGARLPSLGGMAAAMLIGFAGYGVSLVLFVLALRNLGTARTGAYFSVAPIFGVALSLMLWPEVPSLLFWIAFALMALGVWLHVRERHEHTHTHEPMAHNHRHRHDEHHQHPHDFEWDGTEPHTHPHRHLPITHSHAHFPDIHHRHTH, encoded by the coding sequence ATGTCAGCAAACCACAACGCCGCGCTCACGGCACTCGCAGCGGCCGCTTTGTTCGGCGCGACAACACCGCTCGCCAAAATGCTCGTTGGCTCGTTCTCACCTTTCATGGTGGCGGGACTCTTCTATTTGGGGAGCGGCATTGGGCTCGCTATCGGGATACTTCTCCGGCGCTTAAGTCGCACCTCAGACAAGCAGAAGCACGAAAGCCGCATCGAGTCAGCGGAGATCCCGTGGCTGCTAGGCGCTATTGTTGCCGGTGGTGTCGCCGGTCCGGCCTTGCTGATGCTGGGTTTGAGTACGACCCCCGCGGCAACGAGCTCCCTGCTTTTGAATCTCGAAGGCGTGCTGACGGCCGTGATCGCGTGGATCGTTTTCCGAGAAAACGTTGATCTGCAGATCTTTCTCGGCATGGTGGCCATCGTGCTAGGTGGTGTTGCCCTGTCGTGGCAACCCGGTACCGCAGGGGTTTCGTCCGGCGCACTGCTTATCATCGGCGCCTGCCTTGCCTGGGCAATCGATAACAACCTGACACGTCGCGTGTCGACCAACGATGCGATGGTCATCGCATGCATCAAAGGATTGGTGGCCGGCTCCGTCAACCTCTGCATCGCATTGCTACTCGGCGCGCGCCTGCCAAGCCTGGGCGGCATGGCCGCGGCGATGCTTATCGGGTTTGCTGGCTATGGTGTGAGCCTGGTGCTCTTCGTTCTCGCGTTGCGCAACCTCGGTACGGCGCGAACAGGTGCGTATTTCTCCGTAGCGCCGATCTTCGGCGTCGCGCTTTCACTCATGCTGTGGCCGGAGGTCCCGTCGCTGCTGTTCTGGATTGCGTTTGCGCTGATGGCATTGGGCGTGTGGCTCCACGTTCGTGAAAGGCACGAGCACACACATACGCACGAGCCCATGGCTCACAACCACCGCCATCGGCATGACGAGCACCACCAGCACCCCCATGACTTCGAGTGGGATGGCACGGAGCCACACACCCACCCGCATCGTCATCTACCGATCACTCACTCGCATGCGCATTTCCCCGACATCCATCATCGGCATACGCACTAA
- a CDS encoding PhzF family phenazine biosynthesis protein: MSSTRFKQVDVFSSVPLKGNPVAVVFDAEALNDQQMATFANWTNLSETTFILAPTDPRADYRLRIFTTREELPFAGHPTLGSCHAWLESGGEPKGEEIVQECAVGLVRIRREGRQLAFLAPPLLRSGALAPELLERVRQGLGLAPGAIVAAQWVDNGAGWLAVMLANRQQVLDLKPDYQALLGLAVGVIAPCDPRRDDSDAQFEVRAFIAGDGMPEDPATGSLNAGIAQWLLGAGLAPARYRVSQGLTMGRAGCIEVTQVGDKVWIGGDAVTCIEGRLIL, translated from the coding sequence ATGAGTTCAACGAGATTCAAGCAGGTCGACGTTTTCAGTTCCGTGCCGCTAAAGGGCAACCCGGTGGCGGTGGTGTTCGATGCCGAAGCGCTGAACGACCAGCAGATGGCGACATTTGCCAACTGGACGAACCTTAGCGAGACCACTTTCATTCTTGCGCCGACCGATCCGCGGGCCGATTACCGTCTGCGGATATTCACCACCCGGGAGGAGCTGCCGTTCGCCGGACATCCAACGCTTGGCAGTTGCCATGCGTGGCTCGAGTCGGGTGGCGAGCCCAAAGGCGAGGAGATTGTTCAGGAATGCGCGGTGGGGCTGGTGCGCATCCGCCGTGAGGGGCGGCAATTGGCGTTCCTGGCGCCGCCATTGCTGCGTAGCGGAGCGCTGGCGCCCGAACTTCTGGAGCGCGTGCGTCAGGGACTGGGGCTGGCTCCGGGGGCGATCGTCGCTGCCCAATGGGTCGACAACGGCGCGGGCTGGCTGGCCGTGATGCTGGCCAATCGTCAGCAGGTGCTGGATTTGAAACCCGACTATCAGGCGCTGCTCGGACTGGCCGTCGGCGTGATTGCGCCTTGCGATCCGCGGCGCGACGACAGCGACGCACAGTTCGAGGTACGGGCCTTCATCGCCGGCGACGGAATGCCGGAGGATCCGGCGACCGGCAGCCTGAACGCGGGCATCGCCCAGTGGCTGCTCGGGGCCGGATTGGCGCCTGCGCGATACCGCGTGAGTCAGGGCCTGACCATGGGGCGTGCCGGCTGCATCGAGGTCACGCAGGTCGGCGACAAAGTTTGGATCGGCGGCGACGCCGTGACCTGCATCGAAGGTCGCCTCATTCTGTAA
- a CDS encoding plasma-membrane proton-efflux P-type ATPase, whose amino-acid sequence MTIMAEPPAQAAAALPPTDRLTGLTSAQAQSRLQSYGANAVQAVGTSGWRQLLGKLWGPIPWMLEGVIVLQVLLRRDQEALIILLLLAFNALAAFLQERRAQDALALLRRQLQVSARVLRDARWGRISAQQLVPGDVVHLRAGDIVPADLVLFAGAVTLDQSTLTGESLPVDAGPGQPAYAGSIVHRGEASGEVTSTGSRTRFGRTAELVRTSNAPSHMQRTILAIVKWLVAFDFVLVVLVTLHAVTHGLAPGDTVVFALLLLVASVPVALPATYTLATAMASMQLSKQGVLVTRLPAVEEAAAMDTLLSDKTGTLTKNALGVSEVRTLADVDEQTVLRTAAMASDDASQDPLDLAILAAYRGSAKADSLPVRTDFRPFDPETRFSEGIYDVEGRPWHALKGATRAVFEHCSADAVQLQVAQAQGREVAGGGARVLAVAAGPAGAIRPIGLIGLSDPPRDDAAELIAALRRLGVRVCMATGDALETARAMGTRLGLGARICVPGGNDLDKPEQCDIFARVLPEEKHAIVVALQRAGHVTGMTGDGVNDAPALRQAELGIAVASATDVAKAAAGVVLTDAGLGGVLMVVRTGREVHRRMLTYVLNKIVKTLEIVVFLTLGLWLTDGFAISPKLLVLLLFANDFVTMSIAADRARPAAMPQRWRVGQLMGAAAALGAVSLVFTLSLYFGARSFLGLSEPQRQTLVFLLLVFTTQANIYVLRSDGPMWAVAPGELMAWVSVVDVVLVCALAVTGTLMDAVPVALVGALILAVAVFALILDRVKRTVFRRFALVAWSDRTDRTDRSAD is encoded by the coding sequence ATGACGATCATGGCTGAACCACCTGCGCAAGCCGCGGCGGCATTGCCGCCGACGGACCGCTTGACGGGGCTCACCTCCGCGCAGGCGCAGTCCCGGCTGCAATCCTATGGCGCGAATGCCGTTCAGGCGGTTGGCACATCTGGGTGGCGCCAACTACTAGGAAAGCTCTGGGGGCCGATACCGTGGATGCTCGAAGGGGTGATCGTCCTGCAGGTGTTGCTGCGCCGCGATCAGGAGGCGCTGATCATTCTGCTTCTGCTCGCGTTCAATGCGTTGGCCGCTTTCCTGCAGGAGCGTCGCGCGCAAGACGCGCTGGCTTTGTTGCGCAGGCAGCTTCAGGTCAGCGCTCGCGTGTTGCGCGACGCCCGATGGGGGCGTATTTCCGCGCAACAGTTGGTGCCGGGAGATGTGGTGCATCTGCGAGCCGGCGATATCGTCCCGGCGGACCTCGTGCTTTTCGCCGGCGCCGTGACGCTCGACCAGTCAACGCTGACCGGTGAGTCACTCCCCGTCGACGCGGGCCCGGGGCAGCCCGCCTATGCCGGATCGATCGTGCATCGGGGTGAAGCGAGCGGCGAAGTGACTTCCACCGGATCGCGCACCCGCTTTGGCCGGACCGCAGAGCTTGTGCGCACATCCAACGCGCCCAGCCACATGCAGCGCACCATTCTCGCCATCGTGAAGTGGCTGGTGGCCTTCGACTTCGTGCTCGTGGTGCTGGTCACGCTTCATGCTGTCACGCACGGTCTTGCACCGGGCGACACGGTGGTGTTCGCGTTGCTGTTGCTCGTCGCTTCGGTCCCTGTTGCGTTGCCGGCAACCTATACCTTGGCCACCGCGATGGCAAGCATGCAACTGTCGAAGCAGGGCGTGCTGGTCACGCGGTTGCCCGCGGTGGAAGAGGCTGCGGCAATGGACACGCTCCTTTCGGACAAGACGGGCACGCTCACGAAGAATGCGCTTGGCGTTTCCGAAGTCAGGACGTTGGCGGATGTGGACGAGCAGACGGTGCTTCGCACTGCCGCGATGGCCAGCGACGATGCGTCGCAAGATCCGCTGGATCTGGCAATTCTTGCGGCTTATCGCGGGAGTGCAAAGGCGGACAGCTTGCCTGTACGTACGGACTTTCGGCCGTTTGATCCGGAGACTCGATTCAGCGAAGGCATCTATGACGTGGAGGGGCGGCCGTGGCATGCGCTAAAAGGCGCGACCCGGGCGGTATTCGAGCATTGCTCAGCCGATGCGGTGCAACTTCAGGTGGCGCAGGCGCAGGGGAGGGAGGTGGCCGGCGGCGGCGCACGCGTGCTCGCCGTTGCCGCGGGGCCGGCAGGGGCAATTCGGCCGATCGGCCTGATCGGGCTCTCGGACCCGCCGCGGGACGATGCGGCGGAACTCATCGCGGCACTTCGGCGGCTGGGCGTGCGCGTTTGCATGGCCACTGGCGACGCACTCGAAACGGCACGGGCGATGGGAACCCGACTCGGGCTGGGAGCGCGGATCTGCGTGCCCGGCGGCAACGATCTTGACAAGCCGGAGCAGTGCGACATCTTCGCCCGGGTCCTGCCCGAGGAAAAGCACGCCATTGTCGTCGCGCTGCAGCGGGCAGGGCATGTCACGGGGATGACCGGGGATGGCGTCAATGACGCGCCGGCGCTCAGGCAGGCGGAGCTCGGCATTGCCGTGGCAAGCGCCACCGACGTAGCCAAGGCTGCGGCGGGCGTCGTCCTGACCGATGCGGGCCTGGGCGGCGTGCTGATGGTAGTTCGTACCGGGCGAGAGGTCCACCGGCGCATGCTCACGTATGTGCTGAACAAGATTGTGAAGACGTTGGAGATCGTAGTTTTCCTCACGCTAGGGCTGTGGCTCACCGATGGCTTCGCCATTTCCCCGAAGTTGCTCGTGCTGTTGTTGTTCGCGAACGATTTCGTCACGATGAGTATTGCCGCCGATCGTGCGCGGCCGGCGGCAATGCCGCAACGCTGGCGAGTCGGACAGCTCATGGGGGCTGCTGCCGCGCTCGGCGCGGTTTCGCTCGTTTTCACGTTGTCGCTGTATTTCGGTGCGCGCTCGTTCTTGGGGCTGAGCGAGCCACAGAGACAAACGCTGGTTTTCCTGCTGCTTGTCTTTACGACACAGGCCAACATTTACGTTTTGCGCAGCGACGGTCCCATGTGGGCCGTGGCGCCAGGCGAGCTCATGGCGTGGGTCAGCGTCGTCGATGTGGTTTTGGTGTGTGCGTTGGCAGTGACCGGGACGCTGATGGATGCGGTTCCCGTAGCGCTCGTCGGCGCCTTGATCCTGGCGGTTGCCGTGTTCGCTTTGATTTTGGATCGGGTCAAGCGAACCGTGTTTCGCCGTTTCGCGCTTGTTGCCTGGTCGGATAGGACGGATAGGACGGATAGGAGCGCTGATTGA
- a CDS encoding DUF4148 domain-containing protein, whose product MKMSYVAVLFALLGSFGAVQANAQAASLPSSMQSTMSLPANVDSLTPLPRAQVYRQLVSAERHDVLQQGDTVYPRTATSHRPNANLTRASVEHSLRRAEQQGLLTEPRNAYPVLHVAPRTSLAWTPKMQVAGEASIQHLYENP is encoded by the coding sequence ATGAAGATGTCATATGTTGCCGTCCTGTTCGCCCTGCTGGGATCGTTCGGCGCCGTTCAGGCAAACGCCCAGGCGGCTTCCCTCCCGTCGTCGATGCAATCGACGATGTCCCTTCCCGCCAACGTCGATTCGCTGACGCCGCTGCCCCGGGCGCAGGTGTATCGACAGCTTGTGAGCGCGGAACGACATGACGTTCTTCAACAAGGCGACACCGTCTATCCGAGGACCGCGACGAGCCATCGGCCGAACGCCAACCTCACACGAGCCTCGGTCGAACACAGCCTGCGCCGCGCCGAGCAGCAAGGCTTGCTGACCGAGCCCCGGAACGCGTACCCTGTTCTCCACGTCGCCCCTCGGACAAGCCTGGCCTGGACGCCAAAGATGCAGGTCGCGGGCGAGGCATCGATCCAGCACCTTTATGAGAATCCGTAA
- a CDS encoding response regulator transcription factor, whose amino-acid sequence MRILLVEDDPMIGRVVRDSLRDATFAVDWVNDGQAALAATECQHYDLVLLDLGLPREDGHTVLQNLRAKGQRVPVIIVTARDALPERLKGLDAGADDYILKPFEMAELLARIRAVMRRQSGQALPVMTNGVVTLDPATREARTTASAAVQLSNREFALLEALLTRPGAILSRSDLEDRIYGWGEEVESNAIEFLIHSLRKKLGTDTIRNVRGAGWMVTKRD is encoded by the coding sequence ATGCGAATTTTGCTCGTCGAAGACGATCCGATGATTGGCCGCGTCGTGCGCGACTCGCTCAGAGATGCGACGTTCGCGGTCGATTGGGTCAACGACGGACAGGCGGCCCTCGCCGCCACCGAGTGCCAACATTACGATCTGGTGTTGCTCGACCTTGGCCTGCCTCGCGAGGATGGCCACACCGTTCTGCAAAACCTCAGAGCCAAAGGGCAGCGCGTTCCGGTCATCATCGTTACGGCCCGGGACGCATTGCCGGAACGACTCAAAGGCCTTGACGCCGGCGCTGACGACTACATCCTGAAGCCGTTCGAAATGGCGGAATTGCTCGCGCGCATTCGTGCGGTGATGCGCCGCCAGTCCGGACAGGCGTTGCCCGTCATGACGAACGGGGTCGTGACCCTCGATCCGGCAACGCGCGAGGCGCGGACAACCGCATCGGCCGCGGTGCAACTGTCCAATCGGGAGTTCGCATTGCTCGAGGCACTGCTCACTCGCCCCGGCGCGATCCTGTCGCGCAGCGACCTCGAAGACCGGATTTATGGATGGGGCGAGGAAGTCGAGAGCAACGCGATCGAATTCCTCATCCATTCGCTTCGCAAGAAACTCGGCACGGACACGATCCGGAATGTGAGAGGCGCAGGATGGATGGTCACAAAGCGCGACTGA
- a CDS encoding sensor histidine kinase, with product MDGHKARLSDSLRLRLSLWLSVAILVFAGIAGVISFGAAFDEAHELQDDILRQVAALVDNNHLPASEFQDIQAPQANSDDARVVVQRLGVSPPPGSGPTDGDDKLPLPLTLSIPDGLATVKVGGEPYRVLAKTLKSGERIAVAQETDVRDQIARTSAIRTVMPLIAFVPVLLLVVGWLVRRVFRPVASLSREIDQRQYSELHAVPTEHLPNEIRPFLHAINNLLARVSTSVDAQHRFVADAAHELRTPLTALSLQAERLAEAPMSESASERLVELRQGIERNRHLLDHLLALSGVQATQQDANARTDSALKIFRRTLETLHPLAEAKQIDIGIEAQEDAALPVSETDLEMLMKNLVDNAIRYTPSGGRVDLVLESDSRQVVLRVRDTGPGIAPEERERVFDPFYRVLGTQTTGSGLGLAIAKAVADKSGARIRLSYINESTSDESARYGLDVSVIFPPVSVANTKG from the coding sequence ATGGATGGTCACAAAGCGCGACTGAGCGACTCGCTTCGGCTTCGCCTGAGCCTGTGGCTCTCGGTCGCCATCCTGGTGTTCGCCGGCATTGCCGGCGTGATCTCGTTTGGCGCCGCCTTCGACGAAGCCCACGAACTCCAGGACGACATCCTGCGGCAGGTCGCCGCGCTCGTCGACAATAACCATCTCCCCGCGAGCGAGTTTCAGGACATCCAGGCGCCGCAGGCAAACAGCGACGACGCACGCGTCGTCGTCCAGCGCCTCGGGGTCTCCCCGCCGCCCGGCAGCGGTCCAACCGATGGCGACGACAAGCTGCCGCTGCCGTTGACGTTGTCGATTCCGGACGGGCTCGCGACAGTGAAGGTCGGCGGAGAACCTTACCGTGTGCTCGCCAAGACACTGAAATCCGGCGAGCGCATCGCCGTCGCGCAGGAAACCGACGTCCGGGACCAAATCGCACGCACCAGTGCCATTCGCACCGTCATGCCGCTGATCGCCTTCGTCCCGGTATTGCTGCTCGTGGTCGGCTGGCTCGTTCGGCGAGTATTCCGCCCAGTGGCCAGCCTCTCGCGCGAGATCGATCAGCGTCAGTACAGCGAACTGCATGCCGTTCCGACGGAACACCTGCCCAACGAAATTCGGCCGTTCCTTCACGCGATCAACAACCTGTTGGCGCGCGTGTCCACGTCGGTCGATGCCCAGCACCGCTTCGTCGCCGACGCCGCCCACGAGCTTCGCACACCGCTCACGGCGCTTTCCCTGCAAGCCGAGCGGCTCGCCGAAGCGCCGATGTCCGAGTCCGCAAGCGAGCGTCTGGTGGAATTGCGGCAGGGCATCGAGCGAAATCGACATCTTCTGGATCACTTGCTCGCGCTCTCCGGTGTGCAGGCAACACAGCAAGACGCCAATGCGCGCACCGACTCCGCCCTCAAGATATTCCGCCGCACGCTCGAAACCCTGCACCCGCTTGCCGAAGCCAAACAGATCGACATCGGCATCGAGGCGCAGGAGGACGCCGCCCTGCCGGTGAGCGAGACGGACCTGGAGATGCTGATGAAGAATCTCGTCGACAATGCGATTCGCTACACGCCGTCCGGTGGGCGCGTCGACCTCGTGCTCGAGTCGGATTCCCGTCAGGTCGTGCTTCGGGTCAGGGACACCGGCCCCGGCATTGCCCCGGAAGAACGTGAGCGTGTGTTCGATCCGTTCTATCGCGTCCTTGGAACACAGACCACGGGCTCGGGCCTTGGGTTGGCGATTGCGAAGGCCGTCGCCGACAAATCCGGGGCGCGGATTCGTCTTTCCTATATCAACGAAAGCACTTCCGACGAAAGCGCCCGCTACGGCTTGGACGTGAGCGTCATTTTCCCGCCAGTCTCCGTCGCCAATACCAAGGGATAA
- a CDS encoding sulfurtransferase, whose translation MNANVLISPAALSAMLNTEAAVVVDTRDAANYAEAHIPGAVNIHEIFTYLATSTPEGLNALHDTFANAFGKAGLSGKETAVIYEQSMETGFGQSCRGYVLLRFLGYPRDKIKVLHGGFAAWRAAGLPSSTEVPHPAPVAFPENAGARDILVDLAAMKIAVADKRIVKLDVRDVDEWIAESSSPYGKDFCPRKGRIPGSVWIEWYRMMKPTPTGKMFKSPSEILAECATVGISRDTPVIVFCFKGARASNTFVALEEAGIRNVRLYFGSWNEWSRDPSLPIEEGLPYRM comes from the coding sequence GTGAACGCCAACGTTCTGATTTCGCCGGCAGCATTGTCCGCCATGCTGAACACGGAGGCCGCCGTCGTCGTCGACACGCGCGACGCGGCCAATTACGCCGAAGCCCACATCCCGGGGGCCGTCAATATTCACGAGATCTTTACCTATCTTGCGACCTCGACGCCCGAGGGCCTGAATGCGCTTCACGACACGTTTGCCAACGCCTTCGGCAAGGCCGGGCTGTCCGGCAAGGAAACCGCCGTGATCTACGAGCAATCGATGGAAACGGGGTTCGGGCAATCCTGTCGGGGTTATGTCCTGCTGCGCTTTCTCGGCTACCCGCGCGACAAGATCAAGGTACTCCACGGCGGCTTTGCGGCGTGGCGCGCGGCCGGGCTGCCCAGCTCGACCGAGGTTCCGCATCCGGCGCCGGTGGCGTTTCCGGAGAACGCCGGCGCGCGCGACATTCTCGTCGATCTCGCCGCAATGAAGATCGCCGTCGCCGATAAACGCATCGTGAAACTCGATGTGCGTGACGTGGACGAATGGATCGCCGAGAGTTCATCGCCGTACGGCAAGGACTTCTGCCCCCGCAAAGGGCGAATTCCCGGTTCGGTATGGATCGAATGGTATCGAATGATGAAGCCGACCCCGACGGGCAAGATGTTCAAATCGCCCAGCGAAATTCTCGCCGAATGCGCCACGGTGGGCATTTCGCGCGACACGCCGGTCATCGTGTTCTGCTTCAAGGGCGCGCGTGCATCCAACACGTTCGTCGCGCTCGAAGAGGCCGGGATCAGGAATGTTCGGTTGTACTTCGGCTCCTGGAACGAGTGGTCCCGCGACCCCTCGCTCCCGATCGAGGAAGGGCTTCCCTACAGGATGTGA
- a CDS encoding cation-translocating P-type ATPase: MECAQLPCVDADRGLSTLQVTQQRARHGSNVVDARSRGDWRFVLADVLREPMFLLLLAASGVYFALGDRTEALTLCAFVLGVVSLTVYQSRRAARVLDSLRELSAPRAEVLRDGERRWVPATELVPGDIAFVDEGNRVPADGIVIEAHELSVDEALLTGESTPIDKRGGDTPAGADASTDRLLYLGSMVVRGQGRMRVIATGPDTALGRIGKSLGDISEAPSPLQRQAKSLVNGFALIALLLVVALSVIYRWRFEQWLPGLLAGITLAMGILPEEIPVIFAVFFALGARRIAGEGVLTRRMNAIETLGQTSVLCVDKTGTLTQNRMSVSALSIDGRMLDIGPDTAHIEEPFHELIEYLVLASEIDPVDPMERAFHAVGRSALAGTGRLHTDWSLVHEYALTPELPAMSHAWRTQSDSAYHAIACKGAPEAVCALCRMSVTQTGQVLERARNMAARGLRVLGVAKSEYLPGEWPAHQHGFAFAFVGLVGLSDPVRPEVAGAIAECRTAGIRVVMMTGDYATTAQAIASDVGIDNRRVVTGRDLASMSGAALREAVNASEIFARISPGQKLQLVNALRENGEIVAMTGDGVNDAPALKAAHIGIAMGLRGAEVAREVAALVLLRDDFSPIVAAIRLGRRIYANIVLAINFTVAVHIPMVAAATLPVVAGLPPMLAPVHIVFLQLIIDPVCSIVFENEPGARNLMRLPPRPAQARLLDARALASSAVAGTLSALLVLAAYATLLRLDGEVARARTLAFVLLVVANVALIFVTPALSGLATTGDRPLVRNRYLWIVLVGTVVSLTLVTCVPSLARIFGFVALSGGA; the protein is encoded by the coding sequence ATGGAATGCGCGCAGCTGCCTTGCGTCGACGCCGATCGCGGGCTCTCGACGCTTCAGGTGACGCAGCAACGCGCCCGCCATGGCAGCAATGTGGTGGACGCCCGAAGTCGCGGCGACTGGCGCTTCGTGCTTGCCGACGTCCTTCGCGAGCCCATGTTCCTGCTGTTGCTCGCGGCCAGCGGCGTCTACTTCGCCCTGGGTGACCGTACTGAAGCGTTGACGCTGTGTGCCTTTGTGCTCGGCGTGGTGAGCCTGACGGTTTATCAGTCCCGCAGGGCCGCGCGAGTCCTCGATTCCCTGCGGGAGCTGTCCGCGCCGCGCGCCGAGGTGCTGCGTGACGGTGAGCGGCGATGGGTGCCCGCCACCGAACTGGTCCCCGGCGATATCGCCTTTGTGGACGAGGGCAACCGCGTTCCGGCCGACGGCATCGTCATCGAAGCCCACGAACTCAGCGTGGACGAAGCCTTGCTCACCGGAGAGTCCACGCCGATCGACAAGCGTGGCGGCGACACACCCGCCGGCGCCGATGCTTCAACTGACCGCCTGCTGTACCTCGGGTCGATGGTCGTGCGCGGACAAGGGCGCATGCGCGTGATCGCCACCGGACCCGACACCGCCCTCGGTCGCATTGGCAAGTCGCTGGGCGACATCTCGGAGGCGCCATCCCCCCTTCAGCGACAGGCCAAATCGTTGGTGAACGGGTTTGCGCTCATTGCGCTGTTACTGGTCGTGGCGCTGAGCGTCATCTATCGGTGGCGTTTCGAGCAGTGGCTGCCCGGGTTGCTCGCCGGCATCACGCTGGCGATGGGCATATTGCCGGAGGAAATTCCCGTCATCTTCGCCGTATTCTTTGCGCTGGGTGCGCGACGCATCGCCGGGGAAGGTGTGTTGACGCGGCGGATGAACGCCATCGAGACGCTGGGACAGACAAGCGTGCTGTGCGTGGACAAGACCGGGACACTCACGCAAAACCGGATGTCGGTCAGTGCGTTGTCGATCGACGGCCGGATGCTCGACATCGGTCCGGACACGGCCCACATTGAAGAACCCTTTCACGAGCTCATCGAATACCTCGTGCTCGCCAGCGAGATCGACCCCGTCGATCCGATGGAGCGCGCGTTTCACGCCGTGGGCCGGTCGGCGCTTGCCGGCACGGGGCGCCTGCACACGGACTGGTCGCTGGTGCACGAATACGCCTTGACGCCTGAGCTGCCCGCCATGTCGCATGCCTGGCGCACGCAGTCGGACAGCGCGTATCACGCCATTGCCTGCAAAGGCGCGCCGGAGGCGGTGTGCGCCCTGTGCCGGATGAGCGTGACACAGACCGGGCAAGTCCTCGAGCGGGCGCGCAACATGGCCGCGCGCGGTCTGCGCGTGCTGGGTGTCGCGAAATCGGAATACCTGCCCGGCGAATGGCCCGCGCATCAGCACGGCTTCGCGTTCGCGTTCGTCGGACTCGTGGGCCTGTCCGACCCGGTTCGTCCAGAGGTCGCGGGCGCCATCGCCGAATGCAGGACCGCCGGCATCCGCGTGGTCATGATGACGGGCGATTACGCCACCACGGCGCAGGCCATCGCATCCGACGTGGGGATCGACAATCGCCGTGTCGTCACTGGACGCGATCTGGCGTCCATGAGCGGCGCGGCGCTTCGCGAGGCGGTGAACGCGTCGGAGATCTTCGCTCGCATCAGCCCCGGGCAAAAGCTGCAACTGGTGAACGCGCTGCGCGAAAACGGCGAAATCGTGGCAATGACGGGCGACGGCGTGAACGATGCCCCCGCCCTCAAGGCCGCGCATATCGGCATCGCCATGGGATTGCGCGGCGCGGAGGTCGCCCGCGAGGTCGCGGCATTGGTGCTGTTGCGCGACGATTTCAGCCCGATCGTCGCGGCGATTCGCCTGGGGCGGCGCATTTACGCCAACATCGTGCTCGCGATCAATTTCACGGTCGCCGTGCATATTCCGATGGTCGCGGCCGCGACCTTGCCGGTCGTCGCCGGTCTGCCGCCGATGCTCGCGCCCGTGCACATCGTCTTCCTGCAGTTGATCATCGATCCCGTCTGTTCGATCGTCTTCGAAAACGAGCCGGGGGCTCGGAACCTGATGCGCTTGCCGCCTCGCCCGGCCCAGGCACGCCTGCTCGACGCGCGTGCGCTGGCGAGCAGCGCGGTGGCGGGCACGTTGAGCGCGCTGCTTGTCCTTGCCGCCTATGCGACGCTCCTGAGACTCGACGGCGAGGTCGCCCGGGCGCGCACGCTCGCCTTCGTGCTCCTCGTTGTCGCCAACGTGGCGCTGATCTTCGTGACCCCCGCCCTTTCCGGCCTTGCAACGACCGGAGACAGACCCCTGGTGCGCAATCGATATCTCTGGATCGTGCTGGTCGGTACTGTCGTGAGCCTCACGCTCGTGACATGCGTGCCGTCGTTGGCGAGGATTTTCGGGTTCGTCGCCTTGTCGGGCGGAGCGTGA